The following coding sequences lie in one Cannabis sativa cultivar Pink pepper isolate KNU-18-1 chromosome 5, ASM2916894v1, whole genome shotgun sequence genomic window:
- the LOC115717543 gene encoding uncharacterized protein LOC115717543 — translation MKLLAWNCRGLGNAAAVRQLTAIVRRSNPDMVILSETRLVLDKFEKLIHKLHFIEFVYIPTIGLSGGFGVCWKQGVVCKVKEADKNALLGSIESDPPGTKWNFIGIYGPPTMSGREDFWNRIGDSIVNESSPTVLIGDLNGTLADHECLNYANQRNSARYSFDLRGMVARTGLVDLGCLGGKFTWFQKASQSTRGASVRRARLDKALASIDWRILFPNAVVELLTVGTSDHKPILLNTEGGTRCLKPQFKYELMWGRDPRCFWVVRNAWRDNLHHDPMVNLYRKLRKTKEHLKTWNKTHFGKIQQQVVDAKKTLDKIESSNNMQIAQFDEPKAKLNEALSREEIF, via the coding sequence ATGAAGCTACTAGCTTGGAACTGTCGCGGGCTCGGGAATGCCGCGGCAGTTCGACAACTGACGGCAATCGTTCGCCGGTCAAATCCCGATATGGTGATCCTATCTGAAACAAGGTTGGTTcttgataaatttgaaaaactgATTCATAAACTTCATTTTATTGAGTTTGTGTACATACCTACAATTGGTCTCTCGGGCGGGTTTGGGGTATGTTGGAAACAAGGGGTTGTTTGCAAGGTTAAGGAAGCGGATAAAAATGCTCTGCTAGGTTCGATTGAATCCGATCCTCCTGGCACCAAATGGAACTTCATTGGAATATATGGGCCGCCTACAATGTCAGGAAGAGAAGATTTCTGGAATCGTATTGGAGACTCGATAGTAAACGAATCGTCACCCACGGTCCTTATTGGTGACTTGAATGGAACACTTGCAGATCATGAATGCCTAAACTATGCCAATCAGAGGAATTCAGCTAGATATTCCTTTGACTTGAGGGGAATGGTGGCGAGAACCGGCTTGGTAGATCTTGGCTGCCTTGGCGGAAAATTCACCTGGTTCCAAAAGGCCTCTCAATCTACTAGGGGAGCTTCGGTTAGAAGAGCAAGGCTAGACAAGGCCTTAGCCTCCATAGATTGGAGAATTTTATTTCCAAATGCGGTTGTTGAGCTCCTCACAGTTGGTACTTCGGATCACAAACCAATCCTTCTAAATACTGAGGGGGGAACAAGGTGTTTGAAGCCTCAATTCAAGTATGAGTTAATGTGGGGGAGGGATCCGAGATGCTTCTGGGTAGTGCGAAATGCTTGGCGAGACAATCTTCACCATGACCCAATGGTGAACTTGTACCGGAAACTAAGGAAAACAAAGGAGCATTTGAAGACATGGAATAAAACGCACTTTGGGAAAATCCAACAACAAGTGGTTGATGCAAAAAAGACTCTAGATAAGATCGAAAGTTCCAATAATATGCAGATTGCGCAGTTTGATGAACCTAAAGCCAAGTTGAATGAGGCGCTTAGTAGGGAAGAGATCTTCTAG
- the LOC115717544 gene encoding uncharacterized protein LOC115717544, which translates to MESFWDWFSHILLQHSSTAQEELLMVLWAIWYARNEVVWQDKSMSAAEVILLARVVLNQWRNAQQRRMGSLLVPAGSRMDLEHWVKPVMGKIKVNVDGAIFASDGRFGAAGVARDSQG; encoded by the coding sequence ATGGAGTCTTTCTGGGATTGGTTTAGCCACATTCTGTTACAACACTCATCCACGGCCCAGGAAGAATTGCTCATGGTTCTTTGGGCGATTTGGTATGCCCGAAATGAGGTGGTTTGGCAGGACAAATCAATGTCAGCGGCGGAGGTTATTCTTTTGGCACGAGTAGTCCTTAATCAATGGAGAAATGCTCAACAAAGGAGGATGGGGTCTTTACTTGTTCCTGCGGGTTCAAGAATGGACTTAGAGCATTGGGTGAAACCGGTTATGGGAAAGATTAAGGTTAATGTCGatggtgcaatctttgctagTGATGGTCGATTTGGAGCGGCAGGGGTGGCCCGGGATTCTCAGGGTTGA